From the genome of Streptacidiphilus rugosus AM-16, one region includes:
- a CDS encoding hemerythrin domain-containing protein: MGHGADIIEVLKADHRGVQAMFDKINALAPGDVRRREIADTFTIELVRHAVAEERYLYPAVRAHIPGGDAIADQEIADHAAVEELLTRLEVVDADRYQFDALVSSVISEVVAHVADEEIRLFPVLAHACTPGQLNELGANVRSARDEAPAGPHPAAPSATPMGRLLAPGTGLVARVRDLLTGRGRT; the protein is encoded by the coding sequence ATGGGCCACGGCGCAGACATCATCGAGGTGCTGAAGGCCGACCACCGCGGCGTGCAGGCCATGTTCGACAAGATCAACGCGCTGGCGCCCGGCGACGTCCGCCGACGGGAGATCGCGGACACGTTCACCATCGAACTGGTCCGGCACGCGGTCGCGGAGGAGCGGTACCTCTATCCCGCGGTGCGCGCGCACATCCCTGGCGGGGACGCGATCGCCGACCAGGAGATCGCCGACCACGCCGCGGTCGAGGAGCTCCTGACACGGCTGGAGGTCGTGGACGCGGACCGCTACCAGTTCGACGCGCTCGTCTCGTCGGTCATCAGCGAGGTCGTCGCGCACGTGGCCGACGAGGAAATCCGACTCTTCCCGGTCCTGGCCCACGCCTGCACTCCTGGGCAGCTGAACGAGCTCGGAGCCAACGTCCGTTCCGCCAGGGACGAGGCCCCCGCCGGCCCGCACCCGGCCGCCCCGAGCGCAACGCCGATGGGCAGGCTCCTCGCCCCTGGCACCGGGCTGGTCGCCCGCGTCCGCGACCTCCTCACCGGTCGCGGCCGTACCTGA
- a CDS encoding SRPBCC family protein, with protein MSAIKETVEIARRPEAVYAYMADPAREGEWQESLVSARPADDLPLHVGSRTVVTRRVNKREFTMTTQIDELDPPRSFKAHGVDGPVRPHFAAVIEPLDNGERSRVTISLDFESHGMGRVLTPLVVRPSARKELPRNEQKLKEILERGV; from the coding sequence ATGTCCGCGATCAAGGAAACCGTCGAGATAGCGCGCCGTCCTGAGGCCGTATACGCCTACATGGCGGACCCCGCCCGCGAGGGCGAGTGGCAGGAGAGCCTGGTCTCCGCACGGCCGGCTGATGACCTTCCACTCCACGTGGGCTCAAGGACCGTGGTGACGCGTCGCGTCAATAAGCGCGAGTTCACCATGACCACCCAGATCGACGAGCTGGACCCGCCCCGGAGCTTCAAGGCCCACGGCGTCGACGGACCCGTGCGGCCGCACTTCGCGGCCGTCATCGAACCGCTCGACAACGGCGAGCGCTCACGGGTCACCATCTCGCTCGACTTCGAGTCCCACGGTATGGGCAGGGTGCTCACGCCGCTGGTGGTCAGACCCAGCGCCCGCAAGGAGTTGCCGCGCAACGAACAGAAGCTGAAGGAGATCCTCGAACGCGGCGTCTGA
- a CDS encoding SRPBCC family protein — translation MMTETIPDAVASATIPCQVDRVWKALTDPAEIKEYFFGTSVITEWGVGGPIVWRGEWHGKQYEDHGRVLEFKPPRRLRCTHFSPLTGLPDAPENYHTVTYELAEVTAGTQVTITQGSNRSHDEVPEAEKTWQIVLGNLGEYLSRQG, via the coding sequence ATGATGACCGAAACCATCCCTGATGCGGTTGCTTCCGCAACGATCCCGTGCCAGGTGGACCGCGTGTGGAAAGCGCTGACCGACCCTGCGGAGATCAAGGAGTACTTCTTCGGCACCAGCGTGATCACCGAGTGGGGCGTGGGCGGCCCGATCGTGTGGCGCGGGGAGTGGCACGGAAAGCAGTACGAGGATCACGGCCGCGTCCTTGAGTTCAAGCCCCCGCGGCGCTTGCGGTGCACCCATTTCAGTCCGCTGACCGGACTCCCCGACGCCCCGGAGAACTATCACACAGTGACCTACGAACTCGCTGAAGTCACAGCGGGCACTCAGGTGACGATCACTCAGGGTTCTAACCGGAGCCACGATGAGGTTCCGGAGGCGGAGAAGACCTGGCAGATAGTACTCGGCAATCTCGGGGAGTACCTGTCGCGCCAGGGGTGA
- a CDS encoding NADH-quinone oxidoreductase subunit D — protein sequence MTSPEHGTAGARDTTEGPIYTITGGDWDELLAAAKRADDERIIVNMGPQHPSTHGVLRLVLEIDGETVREARCGIGYLHTGIEKNMEFRNWVQGTTFVTRMDYLMPLFNETAYCLAVEKLLGITAEVPERASVIRVLMMELNRISSHLVALAAGGMEIGSTTLMVYGFRDREVILDIFELVTGLRMNHAYVRPGGLAQDLPPGALDQIREGVDLLRKRLPEYDKLATDNPVFKARLMDVGYLGLAGCMALGATGPILRATGLPHDLRKSDPYCGYESYDFEVVTADTCDSYGRFLIRLREMEQSLRIVDQCLGHLAGSAGAVMVADKKIAWPAQLSLGADGLGNSLDHIRRIMGESMEALIYHFKLVTEGFHIPPGQAYVAVESPRGELGVHVVSDGGTRPYRVHFRDPSFTNLQAMAAMCEGGQVADVIVAVASIDPVMGGVDR from the coding sequence ATGACCAGCCCCGAGCACGGAACAGCAGGCGCCCGCGACACCACCGAGGGCCCCATCTACACGATCACCGGTGGGGACTGGGACGAGCTTCTTGCTGCGGCCAAGAGGGCGGACGACGAGCGGATCATCGTGAACATGGGTCCGCAGCACCCGTCCACGCACGGTGTGCTGCGGCTGGTCCTGGAGATCGACGGTGAGACGGTGCGCGAGGCGCGCTGCGGCATCGGCTACCTGCACACCGGCATCGAGAAGAACATGGAGTTCCGCAACTGGGTGCAGGGCACGACGTTCGTGACCCGCATGGACTACCTGATGCCGTTGTTCAACGAGACCGCGTACTGCCTGGCGGTGGAGAAGCTGCTCGGGATCACCGCCGAAGTGCCCGAGCGGGCCAGCGTCATCCGGGTGCTGATGATGGAGCTCAACCGGATCTCCTCCCACCTGGTGGCTCTGGCCGCGGGCGGGATGGAGATCGGCTCCACCACGCTGATGGTCTACGGCTTCCGTGACCGCGAGGTCATCCTCGACATCTTCGAGCTGGTCACCGGCCTGCGCATGAACCACGCCTACGTCCGCCCCGGCGGGCTGGCGCAGGACCTGCCGCCCGGCGCGCTCGACCAGATCCGCGAGGGCGTAGACCTGCTGCGCAAGCGGCTGCCGGAGTACGACAAGCTGGCCACCGACAACCCGGTCTTCAAGGCCCGCCTGATGGACGTCGGCTACCTGGGCCTGGCCGGCTGCATGGCGCTCGGCGCGACCGGGCCCATCCTGCGGGCCACCGGACTGCCGCACGACCTGCGCAAGTCCGACCCCTACTGCGGCTACGAGAGCTACGACTTCGAGGTCGTCACCGCCGACACCTGCGACTCCTACGGGCGCTTCCTGATCCGGCTGCGCGAGATGGAACAGTCGCTGCGAATCGTCGACCAGTGCCTGGGCCATCTGGCCGGCAGCGCCGGGGCGGTGATGGTTGCCGACAAGAAGATCGCCTGGCCAGCTCAGCTCTCGCTCGGCGCGGACGGGCTAGGGAACTCACTGGACCACATCCGAAGGATCATGGGTGAGTCGATGGAGGCGCTGATCTACCACTTCAAGCTGGTGACCGAGGGCTTCCACATCCCGCCGGGCCAAGCCTACGTGGCGGTGGAGTCCCCCAGAGGCGAGCTCGGCGTCCATGTCGTCTCCGACGGCGGCACCCGGCCCTACCGGGTGCACTTCCGCGACCCGAGCTTCACCAACCTCCAGGCGATGGCCGCGATGTGCGAGGGCGGCCAGGTCGCGGACGTCATCGTCGCGGTGGCGAGCATCGACCCCGTGATGGGCGGCGTGGACCGGTAA
- a CDS encoding Hsp20/alpha crystallin family protein — MQSSGKSGTPPHPAAAEHHQGRGGATGFVDYGTFIRTVDLPAEARDEDISAAYDKGLLTVTVPMDTGRTAARRIKINR, encoded by the coding sequence GTGCAGAGCTCGGGGAAGTCCGGGACGCCCCCCCATCCCGCCGCTGCGGAACACCACCAGGGCCGCGGCGGGGCGACCGGCTTCGTCGATTACGGCACCTTCATCCGCACCGTCGATCTGCCCGCCGAGGCCAGGGACGAGGACATCTCCGCAGCCTACGACAAGGGCCTGCTGACCGTGACCGTGCCCATGGACACCGGCCGCACGGCCGCACGCCGCATCAAGATCAACCGCTGA
- a CDS encoding YciI family protein — MFVVLLRFAANKSAASQYMDGHQQWIKQGLDDGVFLLVGSIQPGLGGAVLAHGTSSEELEQRVNADPFVARDVVSAEIIEIAPGMADDRLKFLLP, encoded by the coding sequence ATGTTCGTCGTCCTGCTGCGTTTCGCCGCCAACAAGTCCGCCGCCAGCCAGTACATGGACGGCCACCAACAGTGGATCAAGCAGGGCCTCGACGACGGCGTGTTCCTGCTCGTCGGCAGCATCCAGCCCGGCCTCGGCGGGGCCGTCCTCGCCCACGGCACCTCGAGTGAGGAACTGGAGCAGCGCGTGAACGCCGACCCGTTCGTCGCGCGGGACGTCGTCAGCGCCGAGATCATCGAGATCGCCCCCGGCATGGCCGACGACCGCCTGAAGTTCCTGCTCCCTTGA
- a CDS encoding TetR/AcrR family transcriptional regulator, which translates to MNVRGGATRAQIVDAADRLFYRQGYERTSFAAIAQAVQISRGNFYHHFKSKDLILEAVIEARLGDTRRMLEQWETEQPEPGDRIRRFVEILLTNRADIQSYGCPVGALTSELAKRDHAALAEANGLFTLFRTWLGDQFTLLGHADEADALAMHLLAVSQGVATLANAFKDEDFIRREVRRINDWLGTYTTT; encoded by the coding sequence ATGAACGTGCGAGGCGGGGCGACCCGGGCGCAGATCGTCGACGCTGCCGACCGGCTGTTCTACCGGCAGGGGTATGAGCGCACGTCCTTCGCCGCGATCGCGCAGGCCGTGCAGATCTCGCGGGGCAACTTCTACCACCACTTCAAGTCGAAGGACCTCATCCTCGAGGCCGTCATTGAGGCCCGGCTCGGCGATACCCGGCGGATGCTGGAGCAGTGGGAGACCGAGCAGCCTGAGCCCGGCGACCGGATTCGCCGGTTCGTCGAGATCCTGCTTACCAACCGGGCCGACATCCAGAGCTACGGATGCCCCGTCGGCGCCCTGACCAGCGAACTGGCCAAGCGCGACCACGCCGCGCTCGCCGAGGCGAACGGCCTGTTCACGCTCTTCCGCACCTGGCTCGGCGACCAGTTCACCCTCCTCGGACACGCGGACGAGGCCGACGCGCTGGCCATGCACCTCCTCGCCGTCAGCCAGGGCGTCGCCACGCTCGCGAACGCCTTCAAGGACGAGGACTTCATCCGCCGCGAGGTCCGCCGGATCAACGACTGGCTGGGCACCTACACCACCACCTGA
- a CDS encoding AAA-associated domain-containing protein, whose product MSAKAAWLTRAIVAVVLATTEKHTVREDLFLDLQRRGFSAEQARHQLETAVDWGRYGELFDHDDAEFTLEPGAEQYL is encoded by the coding sequence GTGTCCGCGAAGGCCGCCTGGCTCACCCGCGCGATCGTCGCCGTGGTCCTGGCGACCACCGAGAAGCACACCGTGCGCGAGGACCTGTTCCTTGACCTGCAGCGACGCGGCTTCTCCGCCGAACAGGCCCGCCACCAGCTGGAGACCGCCGTCGACTGGGGCCGCTACGGCGAGCTGTTCGACCACGACGACGCCGAGTTCACTCTGGAACCGGGCGCCGAACAGTACCTGTAG
- the cax gene encoding calcium/proton exchanger, with protein sequence MVFSRSEARLVGLTAVVTAAAAVTYYAHVGGTIAPFVLSGAALALLASLVGKSVEAIGDRLGAGATGVVQSALGNLPELFVVLFALKAKLYDVATATIVGSILANVLLVLGLAFIAGGAKHGVQRFEAASARRISLMLVLSVAALVVPALTSLLHTPAAGHERALSIAVSVLLLALFAASLPASLKKQESERGSAGPSPAVGGEHDVTPGWPMWLAITMLIATGVAAALVSDWFVAGLTPAMDALHISQTFAGLVIVAIAGNAVENVVGIQLAARNQPDHALSVILQSPVQITMMVAPALVLLSPLVGASFTLVLPPLLLVSLLLAVVVTVVVVLDGDSNWLEGAALVTLYAIIAASFWWG encoded by the coding sequence ATGGTTTTCAGCAGATCCGAGGCGCGTCTCGTCGGCCTGACCGCGGTGGTGACCGCGGCTGCCGCGGTCACCTACTACGCCCACGTGGGCGGGACGATCGCCCCGTTCGTCCTCTCCGGCGCCGCACTCGCGCTCCTGGCCAGCCTCGTCGGCAAGAGCGTCGAGGCGATCGGGGACCGGCTGGGGGCGGGGGCGACCGGGGTGGTCCAGAGCGCCCTGGGGAACCTGCCCGAGCTGTTCGTGGTGCTGTTCGCCCTCAAGGCCAAGCTCTACGACGTGGCCACGGCCACAATCGTCGGGTCGATCCTGGCCAACGTCCTGCTGGTGCTGGGGCTGGCGTTCATCGCCGGCGGTGCCAAGCACGGCGTCCAGAGGTTCGAGGCTGCCTCCGCCCGCCGCATCTCGCTGATGCTGGTCCTCTCGGTGGCCGCGCTGGTTGTGCCCGCGCTGACCTCGCTGCTCCACACCCCCGCCGCTGGGCACGAGCGCGCCCTGTCCATCGCGGTGTCCGTGCTGCTGCTCGCGCTCTTCGCCGCCTCCCTGCCCGCCTCCCTGAAGAAGCAGGAATCGGAACGCGGTTCCGCCGGGCCGAGCCCGGCCGTCGGCGGAGAGCACGACGTCACACCGGGCTGGCCGATGTGGCTGGCCATCACCATGCTGATCGCGACCGGCGTCGCTGCGGCCCTGGTGTCCGACTGGTTCGTAGCCGGGCTCACCCCGGCGATGGACGCCCTGCACATCTCGCAGACCTTCGCTGGTCTGGTGATCGTGGCCATCGCCGGCAACGCCGTGGAGAATGTCGTCGGCATCCAGCTCGCCGCCCGCAACCAGCCCGACCACGCCCTCTCCGTCATCCTGCAGAGCCCGGTCCAGATCACCATGATGGTCGCGCCCGCCCTGGTCCTGCTCTCCCCGCTGGTCGGAGCGTCCTTCACGCTGGTGCTGCCGCCCCTGCTCCTGGTCTCCCTGTTGTTGGCCGTCGTGGTCACCGTCGTCGTGGTCCTCGACGGTGACTCGAACTGGCTCGAAGGAGCCGCCCTGGTCACCCTGTACGCCATCATCGCCGCGTCCTTCTGGTGGGGCTGA
- a CDS encoding zeta toxin family protein, with the protein MIKRGMARRGALRLEADMLKVFHPDFAELQRADPRTAGAKVRADVKRWQASFEARLRAARRDLIIEIAPGSPRQLLDSARPFARAGYRVELVTLAVRAGSPAS; encoded by the coding sequence ATGATCAAGCGGGGGATGGCCAGGCGCGGCGCGCTGCGCCTGGAGGCTGACATGCTGAAGGTCTTCCACCCCGACTTCGCGGAGTTGCAGCGCGCCGACCCGCGCACCGCCGGCGCGAAGGTCCGCGCGGACGTGAAGCGGTGGCAGGCGTCGTTCGAGGCGAGACTGCGGGCCGCTCGCAGAGACCTGATCATCGAGATCGCCCCCGGCAGCCCGCGGCAACTGCTGGACTCGGCCCGCCCGTTCGCGCGCGCCGGGTACCGGGTCGAACTGGTCACGCTCGCCGTTCGCGCGGGTAGCCCCGCTTCATAG
- a CDS encoding cation transporter, with translation MNTSKEISRTALLRRGFALEYATLGWNVIGIVVLAVAAIAARSVALAGFGLDSLIEIGASTVVIWELSGTGEDRQRRALRLIGGAFALLALYLAVQSTVVLAVGSQPHHSPLGIAWTAVTAAVMFTLAAGKTRTGAALDNPVLKTEGKVTFIDGVLAAAVMLGLTLNSLFGLWWADPLVGYVVLFYAVREAREIFSGHH, from the coding sequence GTGAACACCTCGAAGGAGATCAGCCGCACCGCACTGCTGCGCCGGGGCTTCGCTCTGGAGTACGCCACCCTCGGCTGGAACGTGATCGGCATCGTGGTGCTGGCCGTGGCGGCGATTGCCGCCCGCTCGGTGGCGCTGGCCGGGTTCGGCCTGGACTCGCTGATCGAGATCGGCGCCTCAACCGTGGTGATCTGGGAGCTGTCGGGGACCGGCGAGGACCGGCAGCGCCGGGCGCTTCGCCTGATCGGCGGGGCGTTCGCGCTACTGGCCCTCTACCTCGCGGTGCAGTCCACCGTGGTGCTGGCCGTCGGCTCCCAGCCTCACCATTCGCCGCTGGGCATCGCGTGGACCGCGGTCACCGCCGCGGTGATGTTCACCCTGGCCGCAGGCAAGACCCGCACCGGCGCGGCCCTGGACAACCCGGTACTGAAGACCGAAGGCAAGGTCACCTTCATCGACGGCGTCCTGGCCGCCGCCGTCATGCTCGGCCTGACGCTTAACTCCCTGTTCGGCCTGTGGTGGGCAGACCCGCTGGTCGGGTACGTGGTGCTCTTCTACGCCGTCCGCGAGGCCCGCGAGATCTTCTCCGGCCACCACTGA
- a CDS encoding DUF6193 family natural product biosynthesis protein — protein MYVDAGLNRRVRVSPTDEQCRTFWVYLQSNGLRLAGGLTADLAEVVRALVAWTGGAGLEETKEQAPCIEFRPWALAHEREPLGAVELEWCRRLDRIHMPPMNRFPRVHALLAAAYAQPELRQLMPVTSHFNLWFSTSTTANRRTTGIGPMIWPHYERSYAVRNGHEVLARFETPEEAVAFVVAVLPEGIGPAR, from the coding sequence GTGTACGTCGACGCAGGACTCAACCGGCGGGTGAGGGTGAGTCCGACCGACGAGCAGTGCCGGACCTTCTGGGTGTACCTGCAGAGCAATGGCCTGCGCCTGGCCGGCGGGTTGACCGCCGATCTGGCTGAGGTAGTCAGGGCGCTAGTGGCCTGGACCGGTGGAGCGGGGCTCGAGGAGACCAAGGAGCAGGCCCCGTGCATCGAGTTCCGCCCCTGGGCCCTCGCGCATGAGCGGGAGCCGCTCGGTGCTGTCGAACTGGAGTGGTGCCGCAGGCTCGACCGCATCCACATGCCGCCGATGAACCGGTTCCCGCGCGTACACGCGCTGTTGGCAGCGGCGTACGCCCAGCCCGAGCTCCGCCAACTGATGCCGGTGACCAGCCACTTCAACCTCTGGTTCTCCACCAGTACCACGGCTAATCGGAGGACGACAGGGATCGGGCCCATGATCTGGCCGCACTATGAGAGGTCCTACGCGGTACGGAACGGGCATGAGGTGCTCGCGCGCTTCGAGACGCCGGAGGAGGCCGTCGCCTTCGTCGTGGCCGTCCTGCCAGAGGGGATCGGGCCGGCGCGTTGA
- a CDS encoding alpha/beta hydrolase family protein, protein MHPLQFTAESSSNGMVERDFTVGDVPGVLWSPASSTAGRAPLILMAHGGGNHKKHPAMSGRARLLVAGCGFHVAVIDAPGHGDRPRTAHDEAEIAELFRTRAAGESEGPIVVRYNDHLAELAVPEYRALLDALQELPEIGADGLVGFWGINMGTAIGIPFVAVEPRISAAVFGQHWPETLAEKAKQITIPIEFDLQWDDEHIAREEGLALFDAFASKEKSLHVNSGKHKELPRFEADSAARFFARHFGRPITSPA, encoded by the coding sequence ATGCACCCACTGCAATTCACCGCCGAGTCGTCGTCGAACGGCATGGTCGAACGCGACTTCACCGTCGGCGATGTCCCCGGTGTCCTCTGGTCGCCGGCCTCCAGCACAGCCGGCCGCGCGCCCCTGATCCTGATGGCCCACGGCGGCGGCAACCACAAGAAGCACCCGGCGATGTCCGGCCGCGCCCGACTCCTGGTGGCAGGCTGCGGCTTCCACGTCGCCGTCATCGACGCGCCCGGTCACGGCGACCGGCCGCGCACGGCACACGACGAGGCGGAGATCGCCGAGCTGTTCCGGACGCGGGCGGCGGGCGAGTCGGAAGGCCCGATCGTCGTGCGCTACAACGACCACCTGGCGGAGCTCGCCGTGCCCGAGTATCGGGCGCTGCTGGACGCCCTCCAGGAGCTCCCGGAGATCGGCGCTGATGGGCTGGTCGGCTTCTGGGGCATCAACATGGGCACTGCGATCGGCATCCCGTTCGTGGCGGTCGAGCCCAGGATCTCCGCTGCGGTCTTCGGCCAGCACTGGCCCGAGACCCTGGCTGAGAAGGCGAAGCAGATCACCATCCCGATCGAGTTCGACCTGCAGTGGGACGACGAGCACATCGCGCGCGAGGAGGGTCTCGCGCTGTTCGACGCCTTCGCCTCGAAGGAGAAGTCCCTGCACGTGAACTCGGGCAAGCACAAGGAGCTGCCCCGGTTCGAGGCCGACAGCGCGGCCAGGTTCTTCGCCCGGCACTTCGGCCGACCGATCACCTCGCCCGCCTGA